From the Conger conger chromosome 13, fConCon1.1, whole genome shotgun sequence genome, the window GTTAGAGGTGTGTGACTGCGTCGCTCTTCAGTGACCAAACCAAAATTTATAATCGATCACAAACTCGTTGGGCCAGTTTTGCTGACACGGATTAAGCCTAGTCTGAGActaaatttaattttgaatggaggTTCACCTCACCAAGACTcaatttagtcctggactaagcttaatctgtgtcagtGAAGCAGGCCCATTCAAACTAAAACAGCTAATATTGAGAAATTATTCATAGAAGACATGATTCAAAAATCCCCAGTACTCACGTGGCACGCACGACCCAAACTTGTCTGGGAATTCTGATATTAGGTCATCGTTAATTCTGTCCTTCATGGGTCCCAGAATGATCACAGGTCTGGTGTAGTTTACTGTTTATAAAGCACACGtgtttcattcattacattacattacattacattacattaatggcatttggcagacgctcttatccagagcaacgtacagtttattagataaagcaggagacaatcctcccctggagcaatgcagggttaagggccttgctcaagggcccaacagctgtgcggatcttattgtggctattgtgggattcgaaccaccaaccttacaggCCGCCCATTCATGTAGAGTGAATAAGAAAAAGTAAACACCACTGCTTCATgaagaatttaatttaaaaaaaaaaaaaattataatttttaataaatgtcagAATTTATTAAGGAAAAGTAACCAAGGTCCTTATGATAATGGAGGTTTAAATAAACACCCGAACATCAACACTGCAGCTCAGTTTGAACTGTTATTGTGtgtttgatatttgatattagGGACAATTCAATTCCATATGCGATATTCATACACTTATATTGTATAAACTGACCAAATGTAGACAGATGCAGTTATAGGTGTAGAGGCCACTTCAACACATTAGTTACACACCAGAAGAGCACTTACTCTCTAGTCGTATGACAGGCTCATAGGATAGAACCAGGTCCTCTGGCCCCCCTAGCAATACAGAGAAAGACACATTTTTAAAGGCATGCGGAGATGGATGTGAATGACTGGCAGCGAATGAGGGGATGATGAGATTGCTTTCACTCACTTCTttcctttttatgttttactcCACTTTGGTCAGGTTATTTATGGTATTGGCATTGCTGGCTGTTGTGCATTAGACACCACGTGTTCAGTAAAGATCAATAGAAAGGAGAAGCTTAAATGTGTTGTGGCTTGAAACAAAAACTGCAATGAGAGAATGCTGAACACTAAATTCTCAGTCCCAAGTTACTGAACTGCAATGTCACAACTATAAGtcacaaaagaaaacatgcagTCCATGCCTGCTAATGACCACATACATTTAAACCCTCTTATACCCTCAAACATCAAATGTCAAAGgattaaagaaaaacaagagatTTTGTGATTTTCTGAAATGAACCTTTCAATAAATTATAATTGCTATATTCTTCATGACTTTAAGAGTTTATGGACCTTTACTAGACttaatttttttacttcatcCCAGATACCTGTGTGTTGACTACAACAGACAGAATATGGTTAGAATAAGTCCCTTTCCCCTCTTCCAAAGAGAAGGGTATTTATATATCATGTCCTTCTGCTCTATATTCAGAAGGTTCCAGAGAGCTGGGGAACTTAACTAGGACTGCTGGGTATTTTTACACAGCAATCTAACTTTGATCTTCAATCTCATTTCTGAAGCAGGAAAGGGAAATTGCTTTGGGCCACTTGCTCTGCAGAATACAGCATAACGCAATGCGTTGTGGGGTACATCGTCCTCAACTGTTTTTCATCTCGAACGGCAGACCTGGAtcaatgcataaataaacagTTCAATGTCTATGTGGAGTTTAAAGATGGCTGACCCTGAATCTGCCCTGGCCTTCACTGAAAGCTGCCAGTTGTCGAGTTTTAAAGACTGAATGGACTGCAGATTAATTCAGCAATGGACCAGACAGAAaaagaacacagagcacagagcacagatgACAATAGTCCTGACAGTAGTCTATAAcccatattttgttttataattataattaagtCTTCTTGGGTGCCTGTCAGTCACCAGAGCTACCCTGAAGATAGTGGATACAAGTTTATCCGCACTTGAGATTTGCAGAAGGAAAGACCCATGAATGACTGGCAGCTTGCGGATGTTAGCATGAGCAGAACATCTGTAAGTACTGACAGATGCTGCAGGTTTGTACTGCGATTACATCAGTGGAGATGAATGCTTGAGGAAATGCACTTGTCACCTAATGTTAGCGCAAGGACTTACTCAGTATCTTTGCCCCAAAATCTTCATCGCTTAATCCAGGGATGTCCTGCACAGCAGTCCACAAAGAAAGagggaaggcagagagagagagagagggagagaggcagagagggaaagagagaggagagagggagagagagagcgagagagaggaagagagaggagagagcgagagagagggagagaggagagaggggaagagagaggagagagagcgagagagagaaaggagagagggagaggagaaaatcACAGAAGGGAAAGGTGAGGTTAGCCGGATTCAGGTGTATGGAGCTTGGCCCACGTGTCTGTTTATTTGAAAGCCTGCTCTGACCCACTCCACAGTGGAACAGTCTGGAACACACTGAGCTGTCACACTGTTAGAGATGAACCGACCTGTCTAACTCCACACCTATCAAACTGTCCCGTCCTTTCAAACAGGTACTGcgcactgttgtgtgtgtgtgtgtgtgtgtgtgtgtgtgtggctgtgtgcacacgtgtatacatgcatgtgtgcaaaaAACCCTTTTTGCAGGTGTATTTACATTCAGTACCACTGCAAACCTGCACACCCAACTCAATTGGAATGGGAATTATGAAGGTGAGAGTATGAAGCTCTTATAAGCTGAAAGGAAAAGACTGACAAGGCACATACAGGCCTGTCTGATGgctgacacactcacatcagGAAAACAGTGACACATGCTGGAACAAAACAGCAGGCTGACGTGAGCAGAAATGTGGCCCTCTCATGGGGCGAACACACCACACTCCTGTGTGAAATatagtctgttctaacagtgaCTGCCAGCCTCTCCCATTCGGCCAATTTTGCTTTGTGAGTTTATTACTGAATCTTCTGCATTAAGCTCACAACATAAGCATGGACAGCTGTTGATGTAGATTTTTGGATTTTGAATCAATATAAACAATTTTCAAATGTGAAATTCAGATGAATGGACGAACGAACAACAAGCCCAAAATGAACATGACTATAAACTTTCctgcacaatttattttttgacatttttaatatACGAAACAATTACCAGACCTCAGCTGCTAAAAATTAGGTGTAAAGTCAATAGTCTCATGATCCGAAAAAAAAAGATACGCACACAGGACTCAAATCacttatttaatataaaaaaggaGGGGTTTGAAAACCCAAGcctttgtgagtgtgtcttcTTTGGACAATGAGACTTTTTAGAATAGTCATAGGTCTTCAGCAGGTCAGTCCTGATGTCACTGTTCTTGGAGTCGTCCCTGATGGACATACACCATTACACTGGACCCGGAACTGTCCAGAACCACCGACAGTCTCATAGCCATTTTTGGAAGGTCTATGTCCCATGTACTAGCAACCATTGTCtcaaaaatacagtacattttgtacTAGGGATATAGTcgctttgaggaaaaaaaaaaaaagagtaaacaTGAGTATGTTTTCATGCTATGCATCAGTCAAACTGAATCATGCAGATGACAAAGCCACGACAGGGGAAAGAGGGTAGTGCGAGGTTGGGGTGAAAGTGGGAAATCAATGGTGGTATTTCTGGATGCGGCATCATTGTatgtatcagacctgggtcaaatatgtaattgctttggattcaaaaacttttATGTGCTCGATtatatcttgcctggtgcaattgagccaaccaagaggacaagattaactttttgagagtatttcataggttccatacaccaacaagctcagtaaagcctaGAAAAGTAgttgtgtttgacccaggtctgttatgAGTACTCAGGCATGTGTGACTCCTGTGCaatcacttaaaggtacaataggttagCTAAACACGCCCCAAGATTTGTCGCAACCGGCACGACGGTCTGATTTTCTTTGGTTTAACCACAAGAGATGTAGGATCTAAGGATTGTTTGCTGGTAGACTCTGCCATTATTCATGGGCATGGTTTATGCTGGTGCATTTTTCAGAAtaagccccccctccctccacgccattggctgtggcaattagaaccaattttcaaccaatgagcttgaattattgaacAGCTGTGCAaagttttggtacagagtgttgttccgtcaactgtatattttgaaacgcaaatttaaggacaataaacacaggcagagggtgagtcaacatgtcagtgagcctttttcaatgataggaagggatttacactGGCCTTGTAAcaacattttaacacaaaaatcttacctattgtacctttaagtgtgaAACAGTTAATTTATTCACCAATACACTTTCAGCACATCAGCAAGACTCTCAGATCTGTACAGCTGGTTAAAAACTCAAGCTTCCTGTTATATCTGATGAGTGTTTATCATTTTGGGCTATCTCCCGCTAGACACGTCAAACAACCTCTGGATTTTCAGACCCCTTTCCATCTGTTATCAATAATCAAGCGCACATCAGAATGCGTCTCATGTTTTATACAACTGAATGTTCTGCTCctgacacaacacaacagggAATCACAGTTGCTCAGGCTAGTCAAATATTAAATCATTatctttgtttttcattaattcaatcattgatgtgtttttcttctttatttgcTACTCACTGTCTCTAACTGTCATGAGAAATCAATACAAATCTGGTCTTGGGACTGAACAGACAACCCTTTCAAGGCTAGTCAAGGATAAGACATTTCAATGTAGGACAGTCATCATATATTGTTTCATGTGCATGCTAATTTGTACCATGTCAAACTTTCATATAGGATATCTGATCCCAATTGAAGCTGAAATAATGCTGAGCAGTGTACAGTCTGGTATAGAGAGAAGCCTCCACCATTTTAACTGAAGTTCATTTCTTCACACTGGAGAAGCTGTGCAGTTGTCATGGATACATAAAATCTATGTATGTCTGTTGGTGTTCAAACAGCCTAATTAAAACTTAATTTCACAGACTAATAAAGCAACCATGTTAAATGACTGTTATTACTGCTGCCACCGGTCATTATTGTGTATTCTTGACTTTCTTTGTGATGAGTAATTAGGCTTTCAAATGCTATAGAAAACAGTCTAATGTTGACATTAATAATGACATTTCTTTATATAGTATAGTTTCTGCCATTTTTAGCCAGTGTTGAATTGCCTTGATTGAAGCCACCTATACAAGACCAAGATTTAGAAGAAGACTGGCTTATTAGTGAACACATTGTTGGCTGTATATAACAGCACAAAGTCAACCTCATCAGTATTGTAAAATTATGTGGCTGACAAGTGATGTtactagggcaggggtcggcaaccctggtcctggggagccacagggtgtgctggtttttgttttcacaggaAACAATGGAAGGTGTGTTAACTCTATTATCAACttctttcattgatcaatgaagtgctgagtaacaacaaaagccagcacaccctgcggctctccaggaccagggttgccgacccctgtactATAGTACTATAGCATTCTTAATAATTCATAAGGCCTAAAATGCTTCATAACTCTTTGAACCATAGTTATAAAGACACTGGATATTAATCATGTCTGTCCTACCGTAATTCTCCCTGTTCTACAGCAGCTTGGTTCAAGAGACTAGAGACTAGTTTTGTGCGTTATCCACCCAGTGGTTTCCGAACTTTGTGCCTTACCCCCTTGGAATCGAGCGTTCCCAGTTTAGCGTTGAACTTGACCGTTTTTAGACGTGCTCGCTCCTTCCTCTCCACTCTGGTAAATAAAAAGATAACCAAGCAGTCATGTCAATCAAATGTCACAGACTTACACAttaatttcattacattcaACCATGCATCATTATTGACTCTTTGTTTTCTTCAAATTTCCATAAATTCCTAAATTCCAGATTTTGTACAGCATATAAACATgctagggcaggggtgtcaaaccgaattcccagggggccgcagtgtctgcggggtttttgtggtttcctttcagtcagctGCCAAGCAACACGTTGAGAagaaggcgtgtggatactttaaccaatcaatgacttgaattaaACCACGGgtgcccagaacaccccaaaaaccagcagacactgtggccctccaggactggagtttgacacctgtgcgcTAGGGGATAAATGCACGGTACGTATTCAAAAAGACAATCGAGCAGAGGAGCGAGTAGCCGCGGTAAGGAGAGCGAAAGCCGTCACCGTTACCTGCGCTTGCTGGGGACCACGCCCATCTCCTCGCTGTCCCCATCGGGGGTCACCATGCGGGCCTGCCACCACTCGTCGTCCGAGGCGTTGATGACGTGCAGGATGTCTCCGTACCTGAAGCTCAGCCCCTGGCTGGGGAGGCCGCTGTCCTTGGCCCGCTCGTACTCAAACAGCGCCCTGGACCGGCCGATTTATCAATAGATTAATcggccagtcagtcagtcagtcgaCCGATTAATCAGCCGATAAATCAGTCAACCgattaatcagtcaatcaatccaTTTTTAGGGAAAAAAGCCCTAAAATCATACTCCTAAATCAGCTTTCACTGACCCACAGTAGCATAGTGCCTTATTGATATACAACCAATTACCACCAGCAAAATGGCTGACCTGTAGCACCATGACCATGTTGACATGgcaacacaggcacacaagctcatacacacaggcaagcacacacgcagaattacattaaaatgagcatatGTCCTAAAACGTGTTTACATATGtcaaaaatgtttcattgcaTGTAAAAGATTTTGACTTATGCAAACACATTTGTGGATAAAGAAGTCTGGGTAGTTTAATGGAACTGGTCTTGGGCTGGGTGCATTACTTATGATTTTTGAATTTATTCAACCCCAGAGTTTCATGTAAACAAAATGCACAGCACTTTGCTTCACGGGTGAtacattcaacacacacacatatgcacatgcgcacactcacacaaacacacacacacacacacacacacacacacacacaatgcaactGTCCAACAATTTAAGCTTTCTCTCATTTTTTGGCACATTCTCTAAAAGCACGTTTTTAGAGAATGTGATCAGAAAACAGCAGAAGGCAGTGGGATGGGTTTTGAATGGTGTTGCCATAGTAACGTGGGAATACTGATGCCATGAGAGCTATTATTAAGAATGGGTGAAACAGAATGTGCCATTGTCCTGATAGATCTAATAAACATGCATTAAAATTGAATAACCTTTCCCAGGAGAGAGGTTCAGGTGAAGCAGCATGCATTGTTTCATTGGCTCAAAAAATTAAATCTCTCTTGACCAAAGCAAAGGAAAACTAATGGATTTAGTTTCATAGCTTCATTTTAAAGAGGATCCttgtctatttttttaaatagacaaGGCAAAATTGTCTATGAACATGAAGGCTCCTTACATATTCAAAGTACAAAAGTACAAGCATTACTGAACCACACAGAGAATGCAGTAGAATAGTGTAACAAATAATGAGACGCACAATAAATTCTGCACAATAACATtatccgccattttggctccgagTCTAAATGGCAGTCTGGATGGCTTGTGGATTAATGAGGAGTTCTAGAATGTTCCAGGATGTAGGAATCAGCATTGCCATGGTGACGCGTGATGAGCACAACTTCACTGAAGCAATGAGCAGTGAGATCACAGTGCAGCCAGCGAGAAAAGAAACCGAATCAAAATAAAAGAGACAATCAGAGGATAGGGTTGATgtggaaattaaaaataaaatgtcagatCTACATTTTAACCGAATTTGTTTTGATGTTACaaaaagtaatcaatttttATTCGCgagaaagataaaaaatatttgaagtTGAGTTGATTTCAGGATCTGTGGCAAGAAGATGAGAAAACTGTGTATGTCTACCTATACCAGCTTAATGCTCCATTCCAATGGAGAGAAAGACACAATGAAAAGAACATGCCGCTGACGTCTGGATGTATGGTACACACATGACTGTAACCAACCAATGAGTAAGACCCCCGCAGCACTACCTGACATAGAGCGAGCGCTTCTGATTGGTCCGCAGGGAGCCGCAGCCAGAGCTCAGGCTTTGGTTCATCATTTGCTCCCTCAGGTCATGGATCTTGGCCTCGAAGCGCCCGTACTCTGCGAACACACACACCGGACCGCGGTCAAAACAACAGAACGCGCTCCGTGTCCGATAGCTGGCAGCCCCTGATGAGCCGACGCTCAGAGAGGGCACAGCGCCATGTGCTTCACATTTTCAAGAAGATTATCTTGTTAATGTATTAAATATGTGACACTATTGTGGCATAATATTCTTACTAAAAGAAGGTTACCTTGTCAATATATTAAACACTACGTGATAGTATAGTGTTTACTTAACGCGACAGTATTTCGCAATGATCTAAGGAAGGACAAGGTGTTGTTGTGCGACCACATTCATTGGttaaattcattttgttttactcgAAGGCTTTGAGTAAaaggtgtagccacagtaagatctgcacaactgtgggcccctaaccccacactgctcctggggggattgtctccagctttggataaatgtttaatgtttaagaGCAAATCATTacatgtttaattaaaaatgcttggatgtgtgcgtatgcatggtTGTAAAATCTAATTACAGTGTTATTAGAGGAATAATTTGGGTTTGCCATGGTTTTATTTGTGAAACTGAAGTGTGAAAAATCTGTTTGATCTGTATATTGCCCGAGGAAGCAATGAAAGTTTTAGTACAGAACGGCTGGGAAATTAGGGTtccaaaattaaacaaaacctCATGAATAAAACACGACTTCAACACAACAATTACAAGAAGATTTTAAGTTAACGTGTCAGCAATAATATGTGAAtgcgtttttcatttttactttaaaatgatTGAATAAATACTTTGATCAATAAAAGTATGCTGGGTAAGTAACTGCAAATTACTTCTACACTGTGTGCTGATATAAATATCCATTTAGCTTCTGAATGCAAGACAGGACCAGTTATTTCATACATCACAGATGTTTAAACCACGGCTGAACACTCACCACAGATTAACACTCATAAAATGCAGACATAATCAAATCACACTTCCGTGATGGGAAGCACAATGCAATCTGATAAATATACACTACGTTTGAAACAACAACATCATTATCAATAACATAAGTTGAATAACACAGTTGAATGAATACAATGAAAAACAGCAAATGCACTATTTCGGacagcaacaaaataaaaaccatgaagggttttgtgtgtgtgtaccaaaCTACTTCATTACATTTATACCTGTTTCTACCACCACAGACAGGAGTATGACATAGGCAAAGTCAAACCTTAAACATGAAAACTGATTATTCAGAATAATTCTGTGTCTGTCCCATAGCTGAGAAATACTGTCCCTCGTCACTGTGAAGAGAATGCTGTCGGCACCGAACATCTCTGTGACATGACCAGAGATCAACCGCCTCCACCTGCACTGAGCTGTGTTATGCTAGCCAAatatatcatattcatatataccGTACGTTATATTTTTCTGCTCATGTTAGGTACTTGATCTACAGTGCCAAAACATACTGTAAGGAGTATTTCCTCTTAAAGATTAAACATTTTTGACCatgaatattttcttttcttgagAAGATGCATTATTGTTTGAAATGTATCACAGAATAGACATTTAATGTTCCTCAAGGACGACAGGTGGTAGAGAGGGGGAAAAGTCTATAAAGTTATAACATGTAGACATATTAACAAAATACCTGTCCTTGTGGGAAATGCTCAATTTCTCAAACTCACTTACTTTTGGGTAACCAGCGCTTTTTAGATTTACTGGGCAACCCTTGCAGAGATGCAACATTAGACAAAAGGCAGATTTTAGGTTGACCACAGCAGGAGAGGTTTTTATGAAATCCACAGATAAAAGATGCAATCTGAAAAGCATTATGAAGCACTCACACTAAAAAACAGACCAACGGATTGATTGTCAAATCTCACTGGCAAACTTACCTCGATACGTCTGCTCAGCGCTCCGAGCACGATGCGGACTTCAGCATCTTTTAAACAACTACTCCGGATGCTTCCATGAACCCTTCCAGTGCTGACAGAACGATCCGGTGCGTTTCCACACGTGCTCAGTGAGCAGCATGCCAGGGGGTCTCTCAGCCCCCCACAGACCGCCTAATGATTGGTCCCTTATCAGCGAAGCTTGCGGCAGAGTGCACAACACactcccctccctacctcaccaaaCGAGCACCCGCTAACGGTTAGccgccccccctccctacctcaccaacCGAGCAGCTGCTAACagttagccccccccccccttcagggTGCGTAGCGACCAGGGAAATGGCAGCTCTCGGTTGTTGTTTGCAACCAGAAACTGAAAATCTACAGGGACACTAACTGATCTGTCGGCACTCATTCCTTTACATttctgcacagagacagagagagatagagagtcagaaagagagagagtgtgaatgagagagagagagggag encodes:
- the LOC133107662 gene encoding disks large homolog 2-like isoform X3 translates to MMNQSLSSGCGSLRTNQKRSLYVRALFEYERAKDSGLPSQGLSFRYGDILHVINASDDEWWQARMVTPDGDSEEMGVVPSKRRVERKERARLKTVKFNAKLGTLDSKGDIPGLSDEDFGAKILRGPEDLVLSYEPVIRLEINYTRPVIILGPMKDRINDDLISEFPDKFGSCVPHTTRPRREYEMDGRDYHFVCSREQMERDIQEHKFIEAGQYNDNLYGTSVQSVKYVAERGKHCILDVSGNAIKRLQVAQLYPIAIFIKPRSIESLMDMNKRLTEDQAKKTYDRAMKLELEFGEYFTAVVQGDSLEDINTQCKLVIEEQSGPYIWISSKEKL